From one Bacteroides intestinalis DSM 17393 genomic stretch:
- a CDS encoding glycosyltransferase family 2 protein yields MTKKRYAVILLNYNTVEDAVIAASSIVENAISDDYVICFVDGCSTKNNQVEIFISANIHNTCVLKLDENVGYARGNNAGVRYLLEKYEIDYLVIMNPDVEIRTKGLVDNLIDTLSELGEHYCGIQPLVWTPHISNEANRQICIRKVYSYFDCIMDSFYPIRKLFTRKYQEMVYYKERPYERLIDFEVPSGCFFIIKTDAFMKVGMFDERTFLYAEEIILGYKLKKEHYKFILDPSWLVIHEGGKSTGSHHGTVSSSFVAKEEIRSLETYMKYCLNCGKIKILLVKLLFMFNYYVKKACTLGYYKQ; encoded by the coding sequence ATGACTAAAAAAAGATATGCTGTAATATTGTTGAATTACAATACAGTTGAAGATGCAGTAATTGCAGCATCAAGTATTGTAGAGAACGCTATATCTGATGATTATGTGATATGCTTCGTAGATGGCTGTTCAACTAAAAATAATCAGGTCGAAATATTTATTTCTGCCAACATTCACAATACTTGTGTTTTAAAATTAGATGAGAATGTCGGATATGCAAGAGGAAATAATGCCGGGGTTCGGTATCTGTTAGAGAAGTATGAGATTGACTATTTGGTAATAATGAATCCGGATGTTGAAATTAGGACAAAGGGGTTAGTTGATAATCTTATTGATACCTTGTCTGAATTAGGTGAGCATTATTGTGGAATTCAGCCGTTAGTATGGACGCCTCACATTAGTAATGAAGCAAACAGACAAATTTGTATTAGAAAGGTTTATAGCTATTTTGATTGCATAATGGATAGCTTTTATCCTATTCGTAAACTATTTACCAGAAAATACCAAGAAATGGTATACTATAAAGAACGTCCATATGAGAGATTAATCGATTTTGAAGTTCCATCTGGATGCTTTTTCATAATAAAAACAGATGCATTCATGAAGGTTGGCATGTTTGATGAGAGAACGTTCTTGTATGCAGAAGAAATAATTCTAGGTTATAAATTAAAGAAAGAGCATTATAAGTTTATTCTGGATCCATCTTGGTTAGTGATACATGAAGGTGGAAAATCTACAGGATCTCATCATGGTACAGTTTCTAGTAGCTTTGTTGCTAAAGAAGAAATTAGATCTTTAGAAACATATATGAAATATTGTTTAAATTGTGGAAAGATAAAAATTCTTTTGGTGAAACTCCTTTTTATGTTCAATTATTATGTAAAGAAGGCATGTACTCTTGGATACTATAAACAATGA
- a CDS encoding acyltransferase family protein has translation MRRKDIDGISGLMIVYMIFVHIVNFTHTGNFFVVLMRPLFFFMPWFFFKSGMFFFHKSNNQMFLEGKKLLYPYVKYSLYGIIVWSVILFFYGETSWVKYILSPFYQILKEGAVMGNLPLWFLASLFVAKLMYNAICSQKYYLTLLFLCIIAAYILDVINCNYIVWFGNILSGLFFLGMGHLLKDVQYKKIVFIISTLFYVAYLSIPSLFSNVDMRANHCNHGYYLLYVLGSLSGIIMINNIFYYLPQNTSILHAIGSKSMNYYVIHYLLLEVVILFSNKIFHVDIDSLLMVFILSLNSFIVLPIIAKYVNTSRFI, from the coding sequence ATGAGACGCAAAGATATTGATGGAATTTCAGGACTGATGATTGTTTATATGATATTTGTTCATATAGTAAACTTTACTCATACAGGGAATTTCTTTGTGGTTCTAATGCGACCACTTTTCTTTTTCATGCCGTGGTTCTTTTTTAAAAGCGGAATGTTCTTTTTCCATAAAAGTAATAATCAGATGTTTTTAGAGGGTAAAAAACTATTGTATCCTTATGTTAAATACTCGCTTTATGGCATAATAGTTTGGTCGGTAATTTTGTTTTTTTATGGAGAAACTTCTTGGGTAAAATATATATTGTCTCCGTTTTATCAGATATTGAAAGAAGGGGCTGTTATGGGTAATTTACCTCTTTGGTTTCTCGCTTCATTATTTGTTGCTAAATTAATGTACAATGCAATATGCAGTCAAAAATATTATTTGACACTTCTGTTTTTATGTATTATAGCTGCATATATACTTGATGTTATAAATTGTAATTATATTGTTTGGTTTGGCAATATTTTGTCTGGACTATTCTTTTTGGGAATGGGACATTTATTAAAAGATGTCCAGTATAAAAAAATAGTGTTTATTATATCTACGCTATTTTATGTGGCATACTTATCAATACCTTCGCTATTCTCTAATGTAGATATGAGAGCTAATCATTGTAATCATGGTTACTATTTACTATATGTATTAGGTTCTTTGAGTGGAATAATTATGATAAATAATATATTTTATTATTTGCCTCAAAATACATCCATATTGCATGCTATTGGTAGTAAATCGATGAATTATTATGTCATCCACTATTTGCTACTAGAGGTTGTTATATTGTTTTCTAATAAAATTTTTCATGTTGATATTGATTCACTATTGATGGTCTTTATTCTATCTCTGAACAGTTTCATTGTGTTACCAATAATTGCTAAATATGTAAATACTTCTAGGTTTATATAA
- a CDS encoding GNAT family N-acetyltransferase yields MDIQYLHNFSTFNDIYKHLKEVSPFFLPPLEERVDIEEYANKLFKYAQREEAYYDGELVGLVAYYCTEGEKEAFISNVSVQQCFSHKGIATLLLNNTKNYLCKINVHKVKMEVANDKNIIEFYRKNDFYLDREIDYTKFMMVSYLDCPKPLVSIICLVFNHKAYIRQCLDGFIMQKVDFPIEVLIHDDASTDGSKKILCEYEEKYPKLFKPIYQTINQYSKGIPVSYTYQYPRCLGKYVAVCEGDDYWTDPLKLQKQVNILESDKNIGFVYSKFQLVNLDNMLIENSSTVSNQLSHSKTGYLLPSLLRNNFPQTLTVMFKKELLANFDKYYSYGYDWPLFIHICGKCKSVFLKDVTGCYRINPNGMMASGTLKDVDNGGFTTLNGAFRAYLCGEYKAASILDKLKINVYMYYRLSKGDIKDSVELENCVKSRLLYQLMRRMTFVWAFLLKKK; encoded by the coding sequence ATGGATATACAATATTTACATAATTTTTCGACCTTTAATGACATCTATAAACATCTGAAAGAAGTGTCTCCATTTTTTCTTCCTCCTTTAGAAGAAAGGGTTGATATTGAAGAATATGCAAATAAACTTTTCAAATATGCCCAAAGAGAAGAAGCTTATTATGATGGGGAGCTGGTGGGGCTTGTTGCATATTATTGTACTGAAGGAGAAAAGGAGGCTTTTATAAGCAATGTGAGTGTACAACAATGTTTTTCACATAAAGGGATAGCCACATTATTATTAAATAATACGAAGAATTATCTTTGTAAAATAAATGTGCATAAAGTAAAAATGGAGGTTGCTAATGATAAGAATATAATTGAATTTTATAGGAAGAATGACTTTTATTTGGATAGGGAAATAGATTATACAAAGTTTATGATGGTATCATACTTGGATTGTCCTAAACCTCTAGTTAGTATAATTTGTTTAGTTTTCAATCATAAAGCTTATATAAGACAATGTTTGGATGGTTTCATAATGCAGAAGGTGGACTTTCCGATAGAGGTGTTGATCCATGACGATGCTTCTACAGATGGTTCTAAAAAAATACTTTGCGAATATGAAGAGAAATATCCAAAATTGTTTAAACCAATATATCAAACAATAAATCAGTATTCTAAAGGGATACCTGTTTCATATACTTATCAGTATCCACGATGTCTGGGAAAGTATGTGGCTGTATGTGAAGGTGATGATTATTGGACTGATCCTCTAAAATTGCAGAAGCAGGTGAATATACTTGAGTCAGACAAAAATATAGGCTTTGTTTATTCAAAATTCCAATTAGTCAATTTAGACAATATGCTTATTGAAAACTCTTCAACTGTGTCAAATCAATTATCCCACTCCAAAACAGGATATTTATTACCCTCTTTACTGCGCAATAATTTTCCACAAACTCTCACTGTTATGTTTAAGAAAGAACTGTTGGCTAATTTCGACAAATATTATAGTTATGGCTATGATTGGCCTCTCTTCATTCACATATGTGGAAAGTGCAAATCGGTCTTCTTAAAAGATGTAACCGGATGTTATCGGATAAATCCTAATGGAATGATGGCTTCCGGTACATTGAAAGATGTGGATAATGGTGGTTTTACCACTTTAAATGGAGCTTTTAGAGCGTATTTGTGCGGGGAATATAAAGCTGCTTCTATTTTGGATAAACTGAAAATTAATGTGTATATGTATTATCGCCTTTCTAAAGGTGATATCAAAGACTCTGTAGAGTTGGAGAACTGTGTCAAAAGTCGTTTGCTGTATCAACTAATGCGAAGGATGACATTTGTTTGGGCTTTTCTTCTAAAAAAGAAATGA
- a CDS encoding O-antigen polymerase, with protein sequence MMSVFVVMPLNFLLYFGTFIFSYRKSGFTIYSFVWLMYSIFAAFSVYLCLSGLYWSVMYTSSYEYEPLSPIPFFINYFCVYLILMPLNKIKVEKMNFSTLLYSRRNWNIVYVLFAIDIIYALIKLTQLKTAISFGFGNIHSMGGDNISDLYYSGNPLARLFNSIGRFSHVMIVPFVLLYIFRGYKCAECSKKFLVSYLIVFLFNALSIGLTTGSRANLFFGILNLSFFFILFWNTMSYRFRRKVLWVAVAVVAILFVVVAQITEERFGENVKRTAVDSIYEYLGETFPVLGYEYWDKVNFTGGKRLFSEFFSLFDSSFKAGDKSDWYHYTGVRVDWFKTVYGDLYIEFGPVLPVIILFIIAFSFTIYLRKGSGVSCYRISVIYKYYSFSVGGIFGFLNMCSIFDIVVIFLTFLMPYFLQKQFCSKSIVNTLD encoded by the coding sequence ATGATGAGCGTTTTTGTTGTAATGCCATTAAATTTTTTGCTGTATTTTGGTACCTTCATTTTTTCTTATAGAAAATCTGGGTTCACTATATATTCCTTTGTATGGTTGATGTATTCTATATTTGCGGCTTTCAGTGTTTATCTCTGTTTGTCCGGATTATATTGGAGTGTTATGTATACATCATCTTATGAATACGAACCACTTTCTCCAATACCATTTTTTATCAATTATTTTTGTGTTTATTTGATATTAATGCCTCTGAATAAAATCAAGGTTGAGAAAATGAATTTCTCAACCTTACTCTATTCCCGGAGAAATTGGAATATAGTTTATGTCTTATTTGCTATTGATATTATATATGCATTGATTAAACTAACACAGCTGAAAACAGCCATTTCTTTCGGTTTTGGGAATATACATAGCATGGGAGGAGATAATATTTCAGATTTGTATTATAGTGGGAATCCATTAGCTAGACTTTTTAATTCTATAGGACGTTTTTCACATGTGATGATTGTTCCTTTTGTTTTATTATATATTTTCAGGGGTTATAAATGTGCTGAATGCTCTAAAAAGTTCTTAGTGTCTTATTTGATAGTATTTTTATTTAATGCTCTATCAATAGGTTTGACTACAGGGTCAAGAGCAAATTTGTTTTTTGGCATACTAAATCTATCTTTTTTCTTCATTCTTTTCTGGAATACTATGTCTTACAGATTCAGAAGAAAAGTTTTGTGGGTGGCAGTTGCTGTTGTCGCAATACTGTTTGTTGTCGTTGCTCAAATTACCGAAGAACGTTTTGGGGAGAATGTAAAGAGGACAGCAGTGGATTCAATCTATGAATATCTTGGAGAAACATTTCCTGTTCTAGGTTATGAATATTGGGACAAAGTGAATTTTACTGGAGGAAAAAGATTGTTTTCTGAGTTTTTTAGCTTATTTGATAGTAGTTTTAAAGCTGGAGATAAAAGTGATTGGTATCATTATACAGGGGTAAGAGTGGATTGGTTCAAAACGGTGTATGGTGATTTATATATAGAGTTTGGTCCCGTATTGCCAGTAATAATTCTATTTATTATAGCTTTTTCCTTTACTATATACTTACGAAAGGGGAGTGGAGTATCCTGCTATAGGATAAGTGTTATTTATAAATATTATTCTTTTTCTGTAGGAGGAATATTTGGCTTCCTTAATATGTGTTCTATTTTTGATATAGTGGTAATCTTTTTGACTTTCTTGATGCCTTATTTTTTGCAAAAACAATTCTGCTCCAAATCAATCGTTAACACGTTAGACTGA
- a CDS encoding glycosyltransferase family 2 protein — protein MNLVYVGIPFYNAEKYLDYAIRSVLNQTYTNWKMTLIDDGSTDSSLALARKYTSDTRVKVISDGRNKGLVYRLNELVKLSDCKYFVRMDADDIMHPQRLEKQLRYLEEHPQADVVGSWAYSIDTGNRVVGILKNKVNPSVIGDVFAHACFIHPSVMGKRDWFSNNPYDSRYIRVEDMELWCRTIEKSNFYNLSEPLLFYREIGVPYLYKYLLSMKGVRTLIIKYYSANLLKRYGMLIINYVKCLLYALFTVFGLQNILIKRRSNSISFKLKTEASSKLMAVIK, from the coding sequence ATGAATCTTGTATACGTAGGTATTCCCTTCTATAATGCCGAAAAATATTTGGATTATGCCATACGATCTGTACTAAATCAGACTTATACCAACTGGAAAATGACTTTGATAGATGATGGAAGTACAGATTCATCATTGGCATTGGCTCGTAAATATACAAGTGATACACGAGTCAAAGTTATTTCAGATGGGCGGAATAAAGGACTCGTTTATCGTCTGAACGAACTCGTTAAACTAAGTGATTGTAAATATTTTGTTCGTATGGATGCCGATGATATTATGCACCCGCAAAGACTGGAAAAACAACTTAGATATTTGGAAGAGCATCCACAGGCAGATGTTGTTGGTAGCTGGGCATATTCGATTGATACTGGAAATCGAGTTGTTGGCATTTTGAAAAACAAGGTAAATCCGTCTGTAATAGGGGATGTATTTGCTCATGCATGCTTCATACATCCATCAGTAATGGGGAAAAGAGACTGGTTTAGTAATAATCCGTATGACTCAAGATATATTAGAGTTGAAGATATGGAACTTTGGTGTCGCACTATAGAGAAATCTAACTTTTATAATTTGTCTGAACCACTATTATTTTATCGTGAGATAGGTGTTCCGTATTTGTATAAATATCTTTTGTCAATGAAGGGGGTTAGGACTTTAATTATAAAGTATTATAGCGCTAATCTCTTAAAAAGATATGGAATGCTTATTATTAACTATGTAAAATGCTTATTATATGCCTTGTTTACTGTTTTTGGACTACAAAATATCTTGATAAAAAGACGCTCAAATAGTATATCATTTAAGTTGAAAACGGAGGCTTCAAGCAAATTGATGGCTGTTATAAAATAA
- a CDS encoding alpha-1,2-fucosyltransferase, protein MIIVRLWGGLGNQLFQYSFGQYLEIETDKKVFYDVASFGTSDQLRKLELCSFIPDIPLYNAYFTRYTGVKNRLFKALFQWSNTYLSESMFDICLLEKARGKIFLQGYWQEEKYATYFPMQKVLSEWKNPNVLSEIEENIRSAKISVSLHVRRGDYFSPKNINVYGVCTEKYYEQAIDRANSEIEEDKQFFVFSDDILWVKNHVSLPESTVFVPNHEISQFAYIYLMSLCKVNIISNSTFSWWGAYLNQHKNQLVIAPSRWTFTSNKTLALDSWTKI, encoded by the coding sequence ATGATTATAGTACGATTATGGGGAGGTTTAGGTAATCAACTTTTTCAGTATTCATTTGGACAATATCTCGAAATTGAAACTGATAAAAAAGTATTCTATGATGTTGCTTCGTTTGGAACATCAGATCAACTGAGAAAGTTGGAATTGTGTTCTTTTATACCTGACATACCGCTTTATAATGCATACTTTACTCGATATACAGGTGTCAAGAATCGTTTGTTTAAAGCTCTATTCCAATGGTCGAATACCTATTTATCAGAAAGCATGTTTGATATTTGTTTGTTAGAAAAAGCAAGAGGAAAAATCTTTCTACAAGGCTATTGGCAAGAGGAAAAATATGCGACATATTTTCCAATGCAAAAAGTACTTAGTGAGTGGAAAAATCCTAATGTTTTATCTGAAATAGAAGAAAACATCCGTTCTGCTAAAATCTCAGTTTCTTTGCATGTACGAAGAGGAGATTATTTTTCACCTAAGAACATTAATGTTTATGGGGTTTGTACAGAGAAATACTATGAGCAGGCTATAGATCGAGCTAATTCCGAAATTGAAGAGGATAAACAGTTCTTTGTTTTTTCAGATGATATATTGTGGGTGAAAAATCATGTATCCTTGCCAGAATCTACAGTTTTTGTTCCTAATCATGAAATATCACAATTTGCATATATCTATTTGATGTCTTTGTGTAAAGTAAATATCATTTCCAATAGTACATTCTCTTGGTGGGGAGCCTATCTTAATCAGCATAAGAATCAACTTGTTATTGCTCCTTCGCGCTGGACTTTTACTTCCAATAAAACTCTTGCTTTGGATAGCTGGACTAAAATTTGA
- a CDS encoding ATP-grasp domain-containing protein, with amino-acid sequence MKQKRIMLLGGLRYLLPVIDVAHKLGHYVITCDYLPHNIAHKYSDEYCNVSIIDREAVLAVAREKQIDGIMSFAVDPGVTTAAYVAEQMNLPQAGPYESICILQNKDRFRKFLAEHGFNVPQARAYVDYKDAKVDVNAFNFPIIVKPTDSAGSKGVSRVDEIECFEQAFYYAKEYSISGKVIVEEFIEKQGCSSDSDCFSINGELSFVSFSAQRFDDSASNPYTPSAFSWPSTMTLEQESELTSELQRLLTLLHMKTSIYNVETRIGVDGKGYIMEVSPRGGGNRLSEMLRYATNIDLIENAVSAAIGDDIGQISQWSYKGHWAEFILHSNTSGFFEQIRIAPDLNDYVVETDLWLNRGDNISSFQCANNSIGTIVMKFPSKSALDKAMNEINMKVLIDIKQ; translated from the coding sequence ATGAAACAGAAAAGAATAATGCTTCTTGGAGGACTTAGATATCTACTTCCGGTAATAGATGTTGCCCATAAGCTGGGACATTATGTTATAACTTGTGATTATCTTCCGCATAATATAGCACACAAATATTCTGATGAGTACTGTAATGTTAGTATTATAGACAGAGAAGCGGTTTTGGCTGTTGCAAGAGAAAAACAAATAGACGGAATTATGTCTTTTGCGGTTGATCCAGGAGTAACTACTGCTGCGTATGTAGCAGAACAAATGAATTTACCACAGGCAGGCCCCTATGAATCTATTTGTATCCTCCAAAATAAAGATCGCTTTAGAAAGTTTCTTGCAGAACATGGGTTCAATGTCCCGCAGGCAAGAGCGTATGTGGATTATAAGGATGCAAAAGTAGATGTGAATGCCTTTAATTTTCCAATTATAGTAAAGCCTACTGATTCAGCAGGGAGTAAAGGTGTTTCAAGAGTTGATGAAATTGAGTGTTTTGAACAAGCATTTTATTATGCAAAAGAGTATTCAATATCGGGGAAAGTAATAGTAGAAGAATTCATTGAAAAACAAGGATGTTCTTCGGATTCAGATTGTTTTTCTATTAATGGAGAATTGAGTTTTGTTTCATTTTCTGCACAAAGATTTGATGACTCAGCTTCTAATCCTTATACACCTTCTGCATTTAGCTGGCCATCTACGATGACGTTGGAACAAGAGTCTGAACTTACTTCAGAACTTCAACGGTTACTTACATTATTGCATATGAAAACTTCTATCTACAATGTTGAGACAAGAATTGGTGTAGATGGGAAGGGATATATAATGGAGGTTTCACCGCGAGGAGGAGGGAATAGATTATCTGAGATGCTTAGATATGCTACAAATATAGATCTCATAGAGAATGCAGTGAGTGCAGCAATTGGTGATGATATAGGACAAATATCTCAATGGTCATATAAGGGGCATTGGGCAGAATTTATTCTTCATTCAAATACATCGGGATTTTTTGAGCAGATAAGGATTGCACCGGATTTAAACGATTATGTTGTAGAGACTGATTTATGGTTGAATAGAGGGGATAATATATCTTCGTTTCAATGTGCTAATAATTCTATTGGAACAATTGTAATGAAATTTCCCAGTAAATCAGCATTAGATAAAGCTATGAACGAAATAAATATGAAAGTGTTAATTGATATAAAACAATAA
- a CDS encoding DegT/DnrJ/EryC1/StrS family aminotransferase, producing MENKVITVTSPLLPSLDDFIPYLQDIWNRKWLTNNGHYHQELEKALCEYLKVPYISLFTNGTLPLMCALQALRITGEVITTPYSFVATTHSLWWNGIKPVFVDIDPETCNIDPDKIEAAITPKTTAIMPVHVYGKPCDTERIQEIADKYGLKVIYDAAHAFGVEVNGKSILNAGDMSTLSFHATKVYNTIEGGALICHDEKTKKRIDYLKNFGFAGETEIVAPGINGKMDEVRSAYGLLNLKQVDAAIESRRQVAVKYREALKDVEGISFMEDMPGVRHNYSYFPIFVDAEKYGMTRDELYFKMKEQNVLGRRYFYPLISEFSTYKGLESSSPQKLSNAMKMANSVICLPIYYGLNRKDIERILNLIVK from the coding sequence ATGGAAAATAAAGTAATTACGGTTACTTCTCCATTACTTCCTTCACTGGACGATTTCATTCCTTATCTGCAAGACATCTGGAATCGCAAGTGGCTGACCAATAATGGTCATTATCATCAGGAATTAGAGAAGGCGTTGTGTGAATATTTAAAAGTACCTTATATCAGTCTTTTTACTAACGGTACGTTACCTTTGATGTGTGCACTCCAGGCGTTACGTATAACGGGAGAAGTAATCACGACTCCTTATAGTTTTGTAGCTACTACCCATTCTTTGTGGTGGAATGGCATAAAACCTGTGTTTGTTGACATTGACCCCGAAACTTGCAATATTGATCCCGATAAGATAGAAGCAGCAATTACCCCAAAGACTACAGCTATTATGCCTGTACATGTTTATGGAAAACCTTGTGATACGGAACGCATTCAGGAGATAGCCGATAAATATGGACTGAAGGTGATTTATGATGCTGCCCATGCCTTTGGGGTGGAGGTAAATGGAAAGTCAATCCTAAACGCAGGAGATATGTCAACATTGAGCTTTCATGCTACGAAAGTTTATAATACTATAGAGGGAGGTGCGCTAATCTGTCATGATGAAAAGACAAAAAAGCGTATTGATTATTTGAAGAATTTCGGTTTTGCGGGAGAGACAGAAATAGTTGCTCCTGGTATTAATGGGAAAATGGACGAGGTTCGTTCTGCTTATGGCTTGCTTAATTTAAAGCAAGTGGATGCGGCTATTGAATCCAGGCGTCAGGTTGCTGTCAAGTATCGGGAAGCATTGAAAGATGTTGAGGGTATCAGTTTTATGGAAGATATGCCGGGTGTACGTCACAACTATTCTTATTTCCCGATTTTCGTGGATGCTGAAAAGTATGGCATGACCCGTGACGAACTTTATTTTAAGATGAAAGAGCAGAATGTGCTAGGCAGGCGATATTTCTATCCGTTGATAAGTGAATTTTCTACTTATAAGGGATTGGAAAGTTCATCTCCTCAAAAACTTTCGAATGCAATGAAGATGGCGAATTCTGTTATATGTCTCCCAATATATTACGGACTTAATAGGAAGGATATTGAGAGGATACTTAACCTTATAGTGAAATGA
- a CDS encoding polysaccharide pyruvyl transferase family protein codes for MKILVIGQGTLHWGRLEFGNIGNYYIIEPFFRELHRVFPHAAIQTTFQMSDEFQSKEQITSVPMDEYYSWTEKDLPLAYKEYAIASVYEQTGTLIDTTPYIEDVLSSDLVIDFSGDIWGQNADLVGSNRFLIGLLKERCAQLLGKPTAMLAGSPGPFNRDSTLDFAHLVFNNFALVTNREEISKSVLSDFGFDVSNVYSLACPAFEFEPATLAQIQQYIEGTPLANKQKPVIGFVLCGWNLLKGPFSRENWEDQEFDGYIKMIKQMVEKFNVDVCLMSHSNGFQVPPAEFELTKGRDYPLIKRIYELLTKTAIADRVYLFNGIYTPAETKAIIGQFDMLISGRVHAAVAGLSQSVPTMIIDYGHEPKAHKLRGFAQVANVERYVADPHSFSDMISKAFEVYENRKGIRRMLIDRNKEIKALIKQNFDLLKTIVK; via the coding sequence ATGAAAATTTTAGTGATTGGGCAAGGAACCTTGCATTGGGGTAGATTGGAGTTTGGTAATATTGGTAATTATTATATCATTGAACCTTTTTTCAGAGAACTTCACCGTGTATTCCCTCATGCAGCAATACAGACAACATTTCAGATGTCAGATGAATTTCAAAGTAAGGAGCAAATAACTTCTGTTCCGATGGATGAATATTACTCATGGACAGAGAAAGATTTGCCATTAGCATATAAAGAATATGCTATAGCAAGTGTATATGAGCAGACAGGTACATTGATAGATACCACTCCTTATATAGAAGATGTTTTGAGCTCTGATTTGGTTATAGATTTTTCAGGAGATATATGGGGACAAAATGCAGATTTAGTAGGTTCCAATAGGTTTTTAATAGGTCTGTTGAAAGAACGATGTGCACAATTATTAGGTAAGCCTACTGCTATGTTAGCAGGTTCTCCTGGTCCTTTTAATAGAGACTCTACTTTGGACTTTGCACATCTGGTCTTTAATAACTTTGCTCTTGTAACTAATAGAGAGGAAATTAGTAAATCTGTATTGAGTGATTTTGGATTTGACGTTTCCAATGTATATAGTCTGGCATGTCCAGCGTTTGAATTTGAACCTGCTACATTAGCCCAAATACAGCAATATATAGAAGGTACACCATTAGCGAATAAACAGAAACCTGTTATCGGTTTTGTGCTATGTGGGTGGAATTTACTCAAGGGGCCATTTAGCAGAGAGAATTGGGAAGATCAGGAATTTGATGGTTACATAAAAATGATAAAGCAAATGGTTGAAAAATTTAATGTTGATGTTTGTTTGATGTCTCACTCAAATGGTTTCCAGGTTCCTCCTGCTGAATTCGAGTTAACAAAAGGGCGCGATTATCCCCTTATAAAAAGAATATATGAACTATTAACCAAAACAGCAATAGCAGATCGAGTTTATTTATTTAATGGAATTTATACTCCAGCAGAAACAAAAGCGATTATTGGTCAGTTTGATATGCTTATTTCTGGAAGAGTTCATGCTGCAGTTGCTGGTCTTTCTCAATCTGTACCAACTATGATTATTGATTATGGTCATGAGCCTAAAGCGCATAAATTACGAGGATTTGCACAAGTGGCTAATGTTGAAAGGTATGTAGCAGACCCACATTCTTTTAGTGATATGATATCTAAAGCATTTGAGGTATATGAAAATAGAAAGGGTATTAGACGTATGCTTATTGATAGAAATAAGGAAATAAAAGCACTTATTAAACAGAATTTTGACTTGTTAAAGACTATTGTAAAATAA